In Blastopirellula sp. J2-11, a single genomic region encodes these proteins:
- a CDS encoding type II secretion system protein GspK, which translates to MNRQRGKQDRRGAVLIVVLVVVMMLTLGAYAFTELMQTENHAVQLTGRQIQARAFAESGESFLESYLAQEPEYITELGGIYDNPAMFQGQLLVDDEEDERQRGRFTVLAPLVDIDGYLNGIRYGLEDESARLNLNALLMLDEQSSAASGMASAAGLADASGAAAAGASSTITGLASDESLTSGSTGRQLLMGLPGMTEDIADAILDYIDEDDEPREFGAEVDYYSGLDPPYAPKNGPLETVEELLLVRGVTPQLLFGRDENRNGVIDPQELALSADSDRFEQDMLTEAPERGWTSFLTLYGMEKNYGADGMEKIFINDEDVQALHARLMEVVPQEWADFIVAYRMYGAGTASSNATNQNYVTTVQFDFSQQPKGTFASALDLIDAVVSVSPSSGGGQSSGQNGQTQMMKSPFQQLNAAQWMPDFMELLTVNESPIIPGRININQAPRELLVAIPGMTEEAAEAIIANRVPVADEENPMRAYETWIWMEGLVTLEEMKTLLPLVNAGGNVHRAQIVGYYEGGLAFSRHEAVIDATQPEPRLLLWRDISHLGRGHPLEVLGIGIGFTGAAN; encoded by the coding sequence ATGAATCGCCAACGGGGGAAACAAGACCGCCGCGGCGCCGTGCTGATTGTGGTGCTGGTCGTCGTGATGATGCTGACGCTGGGCGCTTATGCGTTCACCGAATTGATGCAAACCGAAAACCATGCCGTTCAATTGACCGGGCGACAAATTCAAGCCCGCGCTTTCGCCGAGTCGGGCGAGTCTTTTTTGGAATCGTACCTGGCTCAAGAGCCGGAATACATTACCGAATTGGGCGGGATCTACGACAACCCCGCGATGTTCCAAGGGCAGTTGCTTGTGGATGACGAGGAAGACGAGCGACAGCGGGGCCGGTTTACGGTTTTGGCGCCGCTCGTCGATATTGACGGCTACTTGAACGGAATTCGCTATGGACTTGAGGATGAGTCGGCTCGGTTGAATTTGAACGCTTTGCTGATGCTGGATGAGCAATCGAGCGCCGCTTCAGGAATGGCGAGCGCCGCCGGCCTCGCTGACGCCAGCGGCGCAGCGGCCGCTGGCGCGTCTTCAACGATTACCGGTCTGGCCAGCGACGAGTCGCTTACCTCTGGCAGCACTGGGCGGCAATTGTTGATGGGCTTGCCTGGCATGACCGAAGACATCGCCGACGCGATTCTCGACTACATCGACGAAGACGATGAGCCGCGTGAGTTTGGCGCCGAAGTCGACTACTACTCAGGACTCGATCCACCCTACGCGCCCAAGAATGGGCCGCTGGAGACGGTCGAAGAATTGCTGCTCGTGCGGGGAGTGACTCCGCAGCTCTTGTTTGGTCGCGACGAAAATCGCAACGGCGTCATCGATCCGCAAGAGCTCGCGCTGTCGGCCGATTCCGATCGTTTCGAACAAGACATGCTGACCGAGGCGCCGGAACGAGGCTGGACTTCGTTTCTGACGTTGTATGGGATGGAAAAGAACTACGGCGCCGATGGAATGGAAAAAATCTTCATCAACGATGAGGATGTCCAAGCGTTGCACGCGCGACTGATGGAAGTTGTGCCGCAAGAGTGGGCCGATTTTATCGTCGCCTATCGCATGTATGGCGCCGGCACTGCGAGTTCCAATGCGACCAATCAAAACTATGTAACGACCGTCCAGTTCGATTTTTCGCAACAGCCGAAAGGAACTTTTGCGAGCGCGCTCGATTTAATCGACGCCGTCGTCTCCGTTTCGCCGTCAAGCGGCGGCGGACAAAGTTCTGGACAAAACGGCCAAACGCAGATGATGAAATCGCCGTTTCAGCAGCTCAACGCCGCTCAGTGGATGCCCGACTTTATGGAGCTGCTGACGGTGAACGAGTCGCCGATCATCCCGGGCCGCATCAATATAAACCAGGCGCCGCGTGAACTGCTGGTCGCGATCCCCGGCATGACTGAAGAAGCGGCGGAAGCGATTATCGCGAATCGCGTGCCGGTCGCCGACGAAGAGAACCCAATGCGGGCCTACGAGACTTGGATCTGGATGGAGGGGCTGGTCACGCTCGAAGAGATGAAGACCCTGTTGCCGCTGGTCAACGCCGGCGGAAACGTCCATCGCGCCCAAATTGTCGGTTATTACGAAGGTGGACTTGCATTTAGTCGGCATGAGGCCGTGATTGACGCTACTCAGCCTGAGCCGCGGCTATTATTGTGGAGAGATATAAGCCATCTCGGGCGCGGTCATCCCTTGGAAGTCTTGGGAATCGGAATCGGATTTACAGGCGCAGCCAACTAA
- a CDS encoding putative Ig domain-containing protein has translation MNQREKILVGLVGLLVIFGVLYLGYGRYASAYDQRAKQLAALQGQIDQEEFVEIQAILAAQRLATYREHSLPEDYRVSQSLYSNWLHEKVGEVGFEDVSIKPLSRKKVGMHSEYAFSVRAKAPLARITQFCYEFYAFNVLHKIKSVSLRPLPDSENLEVTLSVEAIGIEGVNDLVDAKAKRRELLTHGELADYQKVILARDFFRPGNKTPKLVSTTKHTAEMGKTFSYAVKAEDPDKKDRVSFQLGEGAPTGLQISERGTISWKPTELGEFKFNVMVHDDRQPTIMDSKEFTIAVVEPKPPEMKPEPKPSFDDAAHAFLTATIVSGEYPEAWVSLRTKNKMLRLKPGEKFEIGQLKGKILSVGDKVIELQIGDETVQLRIGQPLSEARSAAEL, from the coding sequence ATGAATCAACGTGAGAAAATTTTAGTTGGTCTTGTCGGGCTGTTAGTCATTTTCGGCGTGCTCTATTTGGGTTACGGCCGCTATGCGAGCGCCTACGACCAACGCGCCAAACAGCTCGCGGCGCTGCAAGGACAAATCGATCAGGAAGAGTTCGTCGAAATCCAAGCGATCCTCGCCGCCCAACGCTTGGCGACCTATCGCGAACATAGTCTGCCCGAGGACTATCGCGTTTCGCAGTCCTTGTATTCGAACTGGCTGCACGAAAAAGTGGGCGAGGTCGGCTTTGAAGATGTCAGCATCAAGCCGCTAAGCAGGAAGAAAGTAGGAATGCACTCGGAGTATGCGTTCAGCGTTCGCGCCAAAGCGCCGTTGGCTCGCATTACTCAATTTTGCTACGAGTTTTATGCGTTTAACGTGCTGCACAAGATCAAATCGGTGTCGCTACGTCCCTTGCCCGATTCAGAGAATCTCGAGGTGACGCTGTCGGTCGAAGCGATTGGGATCGAAGGGGTCAACGATTTGGTGGACGCCAAAGCCAAGCGTCGAGAACTGCTCACTCATGGTGAGTTAGCCGATTATCAAAAAGTGATTTTGGCGCGCGACTTTTTCCGCCCCGGCAACAAGACGCCCAAGTTGGTGTCGACCACCAAGCATACGGCCGAAATGGGGAAGACGTTCAGCTATGCCGTCAAAGCGGAAGATCCCGACAAGAAGGATCGCGTTTCTTTCCAGCTGGGAGAAGGCGCTCCGACGGGATTACAAATCAGCGAGCGGGGAACGATCAGCTGGAAACCGACCGAATTGGGAGAATTCAAATTCAACGTCATGGTTCACGACGATCGTCAACCGACCATCATGGACTCCAAAGAATTCACCATCGCCGTCGTCGAGCCAAAACCGCCGGAGATGAAACCAGAACCAAAGCCATCGTTTGACGACGCGGCGCATGCGTTTTTGACTGCGACGATCGTTTCTGGCGAGTATCCCGAAGCGTGGGTTAGCCTACGGACCAAAAACAAAATGCTCCGTCTGAAGCCAGGCGAGAAGTTTGAAATTGGCCAACTCAAAGGCAAGATCCTCTCGGTCGGCGACAAGGTGATCGAGCTTCAAATCGGAGACGAAACCGTCCAACTTCGCATCGGCCAACCGCTAAGCGAGGCCCGCAGCGCGGCCGAATTGTAG
- the pilM gene encoding type IV pilus biogenesis protein PilM encodes MAKLIGIEWDGSEIRVVVARPRSGGVTVDSAFAAPRTSDLAESISAALADRNIAVGPVCVTLPRSSVELHVLTLPPAPDEDLPDMVRFAAIREFTALTDDWLLDYTPIEVNAVGQTIVLAAGISGKGLKGVETPCSSASLAVEHVGVRPLAAASLMARDAHHASSVALVVESSSDDIELTIIADGAVVFTRSTRLPGEEGSEERQKALQLESRRTLIAARNQLGAHSVEKIILVGQEELSGMKTSLAATLGLPAELYDPFSSPAVKYSGAEKLVNRGRYAGLLGLLVEQSAPSTRSLDLRNPRRRPAPPSKRRQYVTYATAAAVVVALVAAVIWMRLGSLDSDIDAAKTKLAVLKESNEAAVAQQNDVEKIDRWLESNVQWLDQAYWMATSLPPAEETILSRLQMDASQTEGGVIMLDGFVASEGGIKKLETSLRDDQHQVSNLGSKQSEVTGYDWNFQERIIVAKPTEPPFAEVEPAEKRTAEEPTKEEPAKLEPNPMEPASTEPVNTKSAEGEDAADKTEEGAQS; translated from the coding sequence ATGGCGAAATTGATAGGTATCGAGTGGGACGGCAGCGAGATTCGCGTCGTCGTCGCGCGCCCGCGCAGCGGAGGCGTGACGGTGGATTCGGCGTTCGCCGCGCCGCGGACCAGCGACCTGGCGGAGTCGATCAGCGCGGCGCTGGCCGATCGCAATATCGCCGTGGGACCAGTCTGCGTCACGCTGCCGCGCAGCAGCGTCGAACTGCATGTGTTGACGCTGCCTCCGGCGCCGGATGAAGATTTACCCGACATGGTTCGCTTTGCGGCGATTCGTGAGTTTACGGCGCTGACCGACGACTGGCTGCTCGACTATACGCCGATCGAAGTGAACGCCGTTGGTCAGACGATCGTATTGGCCGCCGGCATCTCGGGCAAAGGCCTGAAAGGGGTCGAGACCCCTTGTTCGTCCGCTTCGCTGGCGGTGGAGCATGTCGGCGTTCGTCCGCTGGCGGCCGCATCGCTGATGGCGCGTGACGCGCACCACGCTTCGTCAGTCGCGTTGGTCGTTGAATCGAGTTCAGATGATATTGAGTTGACCATCATCGCCGATGGCGCCGTTGTCTTTACTCGATCGACGCGCCTGCCAGGCGAAGAAGGAAGCGAAGAGCGGCAAAAAGCGTTGCAGCTCGAATCGCGCCGCACGTTGATCGCCGCTCGCAATCAGCTGGGCGCGCATAGCGTCGAAAAAATCATCCTGGTCGGGCAGGAAGAACTGTCGGGAATGAAAACGTCGCTCGCGGCGACATTAGGTTTGCCTGCCGAGTTGTACGACCCATTCTCAAGCCCCGCCGTGAAATACAGCGGCGCCGAGAAGCTGGTCAATCGGGGACGCTACGCCGGCTTGTTGGGACTGTTGGTCGAGCAATCGGCGCCATCGACGCGATCGTTGGATCTGCGCAATCCGCGTCGTCGTCCGGCGCCGCCGAGCAAGCGTCGTCAGTATGTGACGTACGCAACAGCGGCTGCAGTCGTCGTGGCGCTGGTCGCCGCGGTGATCTGGATGCGGCTCGGTTCGCTTGATAGTGACATCGACGCCGCCAAGACCAAGCTCGCCGTTTTGAAAGAATCGAACGAAGCGGCCGTCGCGCAGCAGAACGATGTCGAGAAAATCGATCGCTGGCTCGAGTCGAACGTGCAGTGGCTCGATCAGGCCTACTGGATGGCGACCAGCTTGCCGCCGGCCGAAGAAACAATCCTCTCCCGGTTACAGATGGACGCGTCGCAGACCGAAGGAGGCGTGATCATGCTCGACGGCTTTGTCGCCAGCGAAGGGGGAATCAAAAAGCTGGAGACCTCGCTACGAGATGACCAGCACCAGGTCAGCAATCTCGGCAGCAAACAATCCGAAGTGACGGGTTACGACTGGAATTTCCAGGAACGGATCATCGTCGCCAAGCCGACGGAACCTCCCTTTGCCGAAGTGGAGCCGGCCGAAAAGCGAACCGCCGAAGAGCCTACGAAGGAAGAACCCGCCAAACTTGAGCCTAACCCAATGGAGCCAGCTTCTACCGAGCCGGTCAATACCAAATCCGCCGAAGGCGAGGATGCCGCGGACAAGACGGAAGAGGGAGCCCAGTCATGA